A genomic stretch from Flavobacterium humidisoli includes:
- a CDS encoding porin family protein, translated as MKKVVILFLLVLTTKGHSQFAKNMFSKDPIINLENWQKQRVYFGYYLGFNSFDFKFDYKTPVQQDIQVKKTTGFNVGVVADLRLQEYINLRFEPGLYYTKRDLFFPGVGTTENDYLREVNSTYIHFPLLLKFSALRTGNIRPYLVGGMSTTLNLSSNAKSQDDNFEQKFRVKQWTAAYELGLGIDIFTEYFIFSPSVRGMFGITDELIRDKTPDSPWTGNIDSMKSRAILINFTFH; from the coding sequence ATGAAAAAAGTTGTAATCTTATTTTTATTAGTCTTAACGACAAAAGGACATTCTCAATTTGCTAAAAACATGTTTAGCAAAGATCCCATCATTAATCTTGAAAACTGGCAAAAACAGCGCGTCTACTTTGGCTATTATCTAGGTTTTAATAGTTTTGACTTTAAATTTGATTACAAAACTCCTGTACAGCAAGATATTCAGGTTAAAAAAACTACCGGTTTTAATGTTGGTGTCGTAGCCGATTTAAGGCTCCAGGAATATATTAACCTTCGTTTTGAACCCGGTTTGTATTACACTAAACGAGATTTGTTTTTTCCTGGCGTAGGAACTACAGAAAACGACTATTTAAGAGAAGTAAATAGTACTTATATTCACTTTCCTTTATTGTTGAAATTTTCTGCCTTGCGTACAGGAAACATACGTCCGTACTTGGTTGGCGGTATGTCTACAACTTTAAATTTATCCAGCAATGCTAAGTCTCAAGATGATAACTTTGAGCAAAAATTTAGAGTAAAACAATGGACAGCTGCTTACGAATTAGGTTTAGGAATTGATATTTTTACCGAATACTTTATTTTTTCTCCTTCTGTTAGAGGAATGTTCGGAATCACAGATGAACTAATTAGAGATAAAACTCCAGACAGCCCTTGGACTGGAAATATCGATTCGATGAAATCTAGAGCAATTTTAATAAATTTCACTTTTCATTAA
- the ubiE gene encoding bifunctional demethylmenaquinone methyltransferase/2-methoxy-6-polyprenyl-1,4-benzoquinol methylase UbiE: protein MSEKVTPYKDSTLGKKEQVTQMFDTISGNYDNLNRVISFGIDVKWRKKVLKIVSDKKPKVILDIATGTGDLAILMAQTNAEKIIGLDISAGMLEVGKKKVEDKNLSNVIELVLGDSENMPFDDNYFDAITVGFGVRNFENLEKGFAEILRVLKPNGVFVILETSVPDKFPYKQGYNFYSKNILPLIGKLFSKDNDAYGYLSESAAAFPYGEALNNILRKTGFIDVVAMPQTFGVATIYSASKK, encoded by the coding sequence ATGTCTGAGAAAGTAACTCCGTATAAAGACTCTACCTTAGGTAAAAAAGAGCAAGTAACCCAAATGTTTGATACCATTTCTGGGAATTACGATAATTTGAATCGTGTAATTTCATTTGGAATTGACGTTAAATGGCGAAAAAAAGTATTAAAAATTGTTTCAGACAAGAAACCAAAAGTTATTCTGGATATTGCAACAGGTACTGGTGACTTAGCAATTTTAATGGCACAGACTAATGCTGAAAAAATTATTGGACTAGACATTTCTGCTGGAATGCTAGAAGTTGGTAAAAAGAAAGTTGAAGATAAAAATCTATCTAATGTTATTGAACTAGTTTTAGGCGATTCTGAAAACATGCCTTTTGACGACAATTACTTTGATGCTATTACGGTTGGCTTTGGTGTGAGAAATTTTGAAAACCTAGAAAAAGGTTTTGCAGAAATCTTAAGAGTCTTAAAGCCAAATGGAGTATTTGTTATATTAGAGACATCTGTTCCAGATAAATTTCCTTATAAACAGGGTTATAATTTTTACAGCAAAAATATACTTCCATTAATTGGTAAATTATTCTCTAAAGATAATGATGCCTATGGCTATTTATCTGAATCTGCTGCTGCTTTTCCTTATGGTGAGGCTTTAAACAATATTTTGAGAAAAACTGGGTTTATAGATGTTGTGGCAATGCCTCAAACTTTTGGTGTCGCAACAATTTATTCTGCATCTAAAAAATAG
- a CDS encoding dihydrofolate reductase has product MIIIIAAAAENNALGKNNELVWHLPNDFKRFKSLTTGHHIIMGRKTFESFPKPLPDRVHVVISRQENYKPEGCIVVDSIEKAIAICPENDDSYVIGGGEIYNLALPFTDIIELTKVHHSFEADAFFPKINKSEWTLVESEENYKDEKHLYDYTYETYIRK; this is encoded by the coding sequence ATGATTATAATAATAGCGGCTGCAGCCGAAAATAATGCGCTTGGAAAAAATAACGAATTAGTATGGCATTTGCCAAATGATTTTAAAAGGTTTAAATCGCTTACTACTGGTCATCATATTATTATGGGAAGAAAAACTTTTGAAAGTTTCCCAAAACCACTACCCGATCGTGTTCATGTTGTAATTTCTCGCCAAGAAAATTACAAACCAGAAGGATGCATTGTCGTAGATAGTATTGAAAAAGCTATTGCAATATGTCCTGAAAATGATGACAGCTATGTTATAGGTGGTGGAGAGATTTACAATCTTGCCCTTCCGTTTACCGACATTATTGAATTGACTAAAGTTCATCATTCTTTTGAAGCAGATGCTTTTTTTCCTAAAATCAATAAAAGTGAGTGGACTTTGGTAGAATCTGAAGAAAATTACAAAGACGAAAAACATCTTTATGATTACACTTATGAAACTTACATCAGAAAATAA
- a CDS encoding 2TM domain-containing protein, which produces MEKEVHEQYEYARRRLRQKKILYFHFVLFLLGSLFLFIANKFFGFGDGTTQNWCIWGITIWLFLFILHFIKVYITDRFMNKKWEREQIDRLVALQQKRISQLESSINEEHENKI; this is translated from the coding sequence ATGGAAAAAGAAGTACACGAACAATACGAATACGCTAGACGCCGATTAAGACAAAAAAAAATATTATATTTTCATTTTGTTCTTTTCCTTCTAGGAAGTTTATTTCTATTTATTGCCAATAAATTTTTTGGTTTTGGTGACGGTACCACCCAAAATTGGTGTATTTGGGGAATTACAATCTGGCTTTTCCTTTTTATTCTGCATTTTATAAAAGTGTATATAACTGACCGTTTTATGAATAAAAAATGGGAAAGAGAACAAATTGATCGTTTAGTTGCTTTACAGCAAAAAAGAATCAGTCAGCTTGAATCTTCTATTAACGAAGAGCATGAAAATAAAATTTAG
- a CDS encoding isoamylase early set domain-containing protein yields MSLKKQFIKTKPVVKVTFSIDAKDADSAAVVGDFNNWNASEGTLSKLKNGTFKATYDLVKDAIYEFKYVIDGNYVNDPEADFYKWNDYAGSENGVLVV; encoded by the coding sequence ATGTCTTTGAAAAAACAATTTATCAAAACGAAGCCGGTTGTTAAAGTTACATTTTCAATAGATGCCAAAGATGCTGATTCGGCAGCGGTGGTTGGAGATTTTAATAACTGGAATGCCTCAGAAGGAACTTTAAGCAAGTTAAAAAACGGAACGTTTAAAGCAACTTACGATTTGGTGAAAGATGCGATTTACGAATTTAAGTATGTAATCGACGGAAATTATGTTAACGATCCTGAAGCCGATTTTTACAAATGGAACGATTATGCCGGAAGTGAAAATGGAGTTTTAGTTGTATAA
- a CDS encoding thymidylate synthase, translating into MKQYLDLVKHVLENGNQKGDRTGTGTKSVFGYQMRFDLSEGFPMVTTKKLHLKSIIYELLWFLKGDTNVKYLQENGVKIWDEWADSNGDLGPVYGHQWRNWNSEEIDQISELIKELKTNPNSRRMLVSAWNPSVLPDTKKSFEENVANNKAALPPCHAFFQFYVASPDPEKGETKGKLSCQLYQRSADIFLGVPFNIASYALLTMMIAQVCDLEPGEFIHTFGDAHIYNNHFEQLELQLSREPKPLPKMILNPEIKNIFDFDYNDFTLVDYDPHPAIKGSVAV; encoded by the coding sequence ATGAAGCAATACTTAGATTTAGTAAAACACGTTTTAGAAAACGGCAATCAAAAAGGAGACCGAACTGGAACCGGGACAAAAAGTGTTTTCGGCTATCAAATGCGTTTTGATTTAAGTGAAGGCTTCCCAATGGTTACAACAAAAAAACTCCATTTAAAATCCATCATTTACGAATTGCTTTGGTTTTTAAAAGGCGATACAAACGTAAAATACCTTCAAGAAAACGGAGTCAAAATTTGGGATGAATGGGCAGATTCTAATGGCGATTTAGGACCTGTTTACGGTCATCAATGGCGCAATTGGAACAGTGAGGAAATAGATCAGATTTCTGAATTAATTAAAGAATTAAAAACAAATCCGAATAGCAGAAGAATGTTGGTTTCTGCTTGGAACCCTTCGGTTTTGCCAGATACTAAAAAGTCTTTCGAAGAGAATGTTGCCAACAACAAAGCAGCATTACCTCCATGCCATGCCTTTTTTCAGTTTTATGTAGCAAGCCCAGATCCTGAAAAAGGTGAAACAAAAGGAAAATTATCTTGCCAATTGTATCAGCGAAGTGCCGATATCTTTTTAGGAGTTCCTTTTAACATTGCTTCTTATGCATTGTTAACAATGATGATCGCACAAGTATGCGATTTAGAACCAGGAGAATTTATTCATACTTTTGGTGATGCACACATTTACAACAATCACTTTGAGCAATTGGAATTACAACTTTCTAGAGAACCAAAACCATTACCAAAAATGATTTTAAATCCGGAAATTAAAAACATTTTTGATTTTGATTATAATGATTTCACACTTGTAGATTACGATCCGCATCCAGCCATAAAAGGAAGTGTTGCCGTATAA
- a CDS encoding bifunctional nuclease family protein, whose product MSLVKLSIKGISYSQTQNGAYALILNEVDGERKLPIVIGAFEAQSIAIALEKEIKPPRPLTHDLFKNFAERFDIVVKQVIIHKLVDGVFYSSLICERDKIEEIIDARTSDAIALALRFNAPIFTYKNILDKAGIYLKSNTAETDSGAQEIDDVLSNPETFGHEEESNQSGDVYAKHSLQELNELLDQAVSQEDYEKAAKIRDEISRR is encoded by the coding sequence ATGAGTCTAGTAAAATTATCCATAAAAGGAATTTCATACAGTCAAACTCAAAATGGCGCTTATGCCTTAATTTTGAATGAAGTTGATGGCGAAAGAAAATTACCCATTGTTATTGGCGCTTTTGAAGCCCAGTCAATCGCTATTGCTTTAGAAAAAGAAATAAAACCGCCACGTCCTTTAACTCACGATCTATTCAAAAATTTTGCTGAAAGATTTGATATTGTAGTAAAACAAGTTATCATTCACAAATTAGTTGATGGTGTTTTCTACTCTAGTTTAATTTGTGAAAGAGATAAAATCGAAGAAATTATCGACGCAAGAACTTCTGATGCTATTGCTTTAGCATTGCGTTTTAATGCTCCTATTTTTACCTATAAAAACATTTTAGACAAAGCTGGTATTTATCTAAAATCAAATACTGCTGAAACAGATTCTGGAGCTCAGGAAATAGATGATGTCCTTTCAAATCCTGAAACTTTCGGACATGAAGAAGAAAGCAACCAATCTGGAGACGTTTACGCAAAACATTCATTACAGGAACTAAATGAGCTTTTAGACCAAGCGGTTTCTCAAGAAGATTACGAAAAAGCAGCAAAAATTAGAGACGAAATCTCTAGAAGATAA
- a CDS encoding electron transfer flavoprotein subunit alpha/FixB family protein, producing MSILIYAESAEGKFKKVAFELASYAKKVAESLGTTVTALTVNISDVSELGKYGVDKVLKVSNDKLAGFNAKAYADVIKQAAQKEGTKVVLLSSTTDSIYLSPLVAVGLEAGFASNVVGLPISTSPFQVKRNAFSNKAFNITQIDTDVKVLGLAKNSYGLFESAGAAAAEDFNPTVGDNDFGIKVESVEKVSGKVSIADADIVVSGGRGLKGPENWGLVENLAAVLGAATACSKPVSDLGWRPHSEHVGQTGKPVATNLYIAIGISGAIQHIAGINSSKVKVVINNDPEAPFFKVADYGIVGDAFEIVPQLTEKLKAFKAQHS from the coding sequence ATGTCAATATTAATATATGCAGAATCTGCAGAAGGAAAATTTAAGAAAGTTGCTTTCGAATTAGCTTCTTACGCTAAAAAAGTAGCTGAATCATTAGGAACAACTGTTACAGCTTTGACTGTAAACATTAGCGATGTAAGCGAATTAGGCAAATACGGAGTTGATAAAGTTCTAAAAGTAAGCAATGATAAATTAGCTGGTTTTAATGCAAAAGCTTATGCTGATGTTATCAAACAAGCTGCTCAAAAAGAAGGGACAAAAGTAGTTTTACTTTCTTCTACAACAGATAGTATTTACCTTTCTCCACTAGTTGCGGTAGGCCTAGAAGCTGGTTTTGCTTCAAATGTGGTTGGATTGCCAATTAGCACTTCTCCATTTCAAGTAAAAAGAAATGCTTTCTCAAACAAAGCTTTCAATATTACTCAAATCGATACAGATGTAAAAGTTCTTGGTTTAGCCAAAAACTCTTACGGTCTTTTTGAAAGCGCAGGAGCCGCTGCTGCTGAAGACTTTAATCCAACAGTTGGAGACAATGACTTTGGAATAAAAGTAGAATCTGTAGAAAAAGTTTCTGGAAAAGTTTCTATCGCTGACGCTGATATCGTAGTTTCTGGCGGACGTGGATTAAAAGGTCCAGAAAACTGGGGATTAGTTGAAAATCTTGCTGCTGTACTTGGTGCTGCAACTGCTTGCTCTAAACCAGTTTCAGATTTAGGATGGAGACCTCATAGCGAACACGTTGGACAAACAGGAAAACCAGTAGCAACAAACTTATATATTGCAATTGGTATTTCTGGAGCTATTCAGCACATTGCGGGTATTAACTCTTCTAAAGTAAAAGTAGTAATCAATAACGACCCTGAAGCACCTTTCTTTAAAGTTGCAGATTATGGTATAGTTGGAGATGCTTTTGAAATTGTACCACAATTAACAGAAAAATTAAAAGCTTTTAAAGCTCAGCATTCTTAA
- a CDS encoding electron transfer flavoprotein subunit beta/FixA family protein, which yields MKILVCISHVPDTTSKINFTNGDSEFDTNGVQYVINPNDEFGLTRAIWFQEQQGANVTVVNVGGPDTEPTLRKALAIGANEAIRVNANPTDGFFVAKQLAEVIKNGGYDLVIAGKESLDYNGGMVPGMIAGILGSNFLNSCTSLTIDGNNVKAVREIDGGKETVSTTLPLIIGGQKGLVEEKDLRIPNMRGIMTARTKALTILEPVDATVNTKAVKFEKPAPKSAVKLVSADNLDELINLLHNEAKVI from the coding sequence ATGAAAATACTAGTTTGCATCAGCCATGTGCCTGATACTACTTCAAAAATTAACTTTACCAACGGTGATTCAGAATTTGACACTAATGGAGTACAATATGTAATTAACCCTAACGACGAATTTGGTCTTACACGTGCTATCTGGTTCCAAGAACAACAAGGTGCAAATGTAACGGTTGTAAACGTTGGAGGTCCTGATACTGAGCCAACCTTACGTAAAGCATTAGCAATTGGCGCAAATGAAGCTATTCGTGTAAATGCAAATCCAACTGACGGATTTTTTGTTGCAAAACAATTAGCAGAAGTTATTAAAAATGGAGGTTACGATCTTGTAATTGCAGGAAAAGAATCTTTAGATTATAACGGAGGAATGGTTCCTGGAATGATCGCTGGTATTTTAGGTTCTAATTTCTTAAACTCTTGTACATCTCTTACAATTGACGGAAATAATGTAAAAGCGGTCCGTGAAATCGACGGCGGAAAAGAAACAGTAAGCACGACTCTTCCTTTAATCATTGGAGGTCAAAAAGGTCTTGTTGAAGAAAAAGATTTACGTATTCCAAACATGAGAGGAATTATGACGGCAAGAACTAAGGCTCTTACTATTCTTGAGCCAGTTGATGCTACTGTAAATACAAAAGCGGTGAAATTTGAAAAACCAGCCCCAAAATCGGCAGTAAAACTAGTTTCTGCAGATAATTTAGATGAGTTAATCAATTTATTACACAACGAGGCAAAGGTGATTTAA
- a CDS encoding pyruvate dehydrogenase complex E1 component subunit beta has protein sequence MRTIQFREAICEAMSEEMRRDESIYLMGEEVAEYNGAYKASKGMLAEFGEKRVIDTPIAELGFSGIAVGSAMNGNRPIVEYMTFNFCLVGIDQIINNAAKMRQMTGGQFNVPIVFRGPTASAGQLGATHSQALENWFANTPGLKVVVPSTPYDAKGLLKSAIRDNDPVIFMESEQMYGDKGEVPDGEYTIPLGVADVKREGTDVTIVSFGKIIKEAFIAADELAKEGISCEIIDLRTVRPMDKDAILKSVKKTNRLVILEEAWPVASLSSEISYIVQEQAFDFLDAPIQRITTADTPAPYSPVLLKDWLPNAGDVVKAVKKVLYK, from the coding sequence ATGAGAACAATACAATTTAGAGAGGCCATTTGCGAAGCGATGAGTGAAGAAATGCGTCGCGATGAATCCATATATTTAATGGGAGAAGAGGTTGCAGAATACAATGGAGCTTACAAAGCTTCTAAAGGAATGCTTGCTGAGTTTGGTGAAAAGAGAGTAATTGATACTCCAATCGCTGAGCTTGGATTTTCAGGAATTGCAGTAGGTTCTGCAATGAATGGAAACCGTCCTATTGTAGAATATATGACATTCAACTTCTGTTTAGTTGGTATTGATCAAATTATAAATAACGCTGCTAAAATGCGTCAAATGACAGGAGGACAGTTCAATGTGCCTATCGTTTTCCGCGGACCAACAGCTTCTGCTGGTCAATTAGGAGCTACTCACTCACAAGCTTTAGAAAACTGGTTTGCTAACACTCCAGGTCTTAAAGTTGTTGTTCCTTCAACTCCTTATGATGCAAAAGGACTTTTAAAATCAGCTATCCGTGATAACGATCCAGTTATTTTTATGGAATCTGAGCAGATGTACGGAGACAAAGGCGAAGTGCCAGACGGAGAATACACAATTCCTCTAGGTGTTGCTGATGTTAAACGTGAAGGAACAGATGTAACGATTGTTTCTTTCGGAAAAATCATCAAAGAAGCTTTTATCGCTGCTGATGAATTAGCTAAAGAAGGAATTTCTTGTGAGATTATCGATTTAAGAACAGTTCGTCCAATGGACAAAGATGCAATCCTTAAATCTGTTAAAAAAACAAATCGTTTAGTAATTCTTGAAGAAGCTTGGCCAGTTGCCAGCCTTTCTTCTGAAATTTCTTATATCGTTCAAGAGCAAGCGTTTGACTTCCTTGATGCGCCAATTCAACGTATTACAACTGCAGATACTCCTGCACCTTATTCACCAGTATTGCTTAAAGACTGGTTGCCAAATGCAGGTGATGTAGTAAAAGCAGTTAAAAAAGTATTATACAAATAA